The sequence CAGGACAGGCTCGAAGGCCTGAATGCCCAGACGGTGGAGCGTCGGGGCGCGGTTGAGCATGACCGGGTGCTCGCGAATGACTTCGTCGAGGATGTCCCAGACTTCGGGGCGCTCGTTCTCGACGAGCTTCTTGGCGGCCTTGATGGTCGCCGCGTAGCCGCGCGATTCGAGCTTCGAGTAAACGAAGGGCTTGAACAGCTCAAGCGCCATGCGCTTGGGCAGGCCGCACTGGTGCAGCTTGAGGCTCGGGCCGACCACAATGACCGAACGACCGGAGTAATCGACGCGCTTTCCAAGCAGGTTCTGACGGAAGCGACCCTGCTTGCCCTTGAGCATGTCCGAGAGGCTCTTGAGCGGGCGCTTGTTCGGACCGGTGATGGTCTTGCCGCGGCGGCCGTTGTCGAACAGGGCGTCGACGGCTTCCTGCAGCATGCGCTTTTCGTTGCGGATGATGATCTCGGGCGCGTTGAGTTCCATCAGTCGCTTCAGACGGTTGTTGCGATTGATGACGCGGCGATACAGGTCGTTGAGATCGCTGGTCGCAAAGCGGCCGCCATCGAGGGGAACCAGCGGACGCAGGTCAGGCGGAATGACCGGAACGCGCTCGAGAATCATCCACTCGGGGCTGTTCTTGCTCTGCAGGAAGGACTCGACGACCTTCAGGCGCTTGGTGATCTTCTGGAGCTTGGCCACCGAGTTGGTCGAGCGCATTTCCTCACGAAGTTCCTTCGAGAGGGGATCGAGCTCCAGCTCGCCGAGAAGCTTGAGCACGGCCTCGGCACCCATGCGGGCGACAAAGGAAGTGCCGAACTCCTCGATGGCGCGGCGGTATTTCTCCTCGGTGAGGACTTCCGCCTTCTTGAGCGGGGTCTCACCGGGATCGACGACGATGTAGTTCTCGAAGTAGAGAACCTTTTCGAGGTTCTTCGGGGTCACGTCCAGGATCGTGCCGATGCGCGAGGGAAGGCTCTTGAGGAACCAGATATGCGCCACCGGGCTGGCCAGGTCGATGTGACCCAGACGCTCGCGGCGGACCTTGGACTCGATGACTTCGACGCCGCACTTCTCGCAGACGATGCCGCGATGCTTCATGCGCTTGTACTTGCCGCACAGGCACTCGTAGTCCTTGATCGGGCCGAAGATCTTGGCACAGAACAGACCGCCGCGTTCAGGCTTGAACGTACGGTAGTTGATGGTCTCAGGCTTCTTTACTTCGCCATGCGACCATTCCTTGATCTTGTCCGGCGAAGCAAGGCCGATCCGGATCTTGTTGAAGGAAAGCGGGTTCTTGGGCTTCTCAAAAAGGTTGAAAAGATCCTTCACCGTCGACTCCTAATCTGGCTCCCGCACTTTCGCGGGATAAACCCTCAATCAGCAACGCCTGAAAACGGCGCCGCGTCAGTAACTAAAAAGCGCCCTGCCCCGTTCAGCTTCCCGTCGTCGGGATCGGCTGATCGTCTTCGAGCAGGGTGACGTCGAGCGCCAGCGACTGGAGCTCCTTGACGAGCACGTTGAACGACTCGGGAAGGCCCGGTTCGAACACCTGCTCGCCCTTGACGATGGCCTCGTACATCCGGTTGCGACCCTTGATGTCGTCGGACTTGACCGTCAGGAATTCCTGGAGCGCAAACGACGCGCCGTAGGCCTCGAGCGCCCACACTTCCATCTCGCCCAGACGCTGGCCGCCGAACTGCGCCTTGCCGCCCAGCGGCTGCTGGGTGACGAGCGAGTACGGCCCAATCGAACGGGCGTGGATCTTGTCATCGACAAGGTGATGGAGTTTGAGCACGTACATGACGCCCACGGTGACCGGGTTCTCGAACATCTCGCCGGTGCGGCCGTCAATCAGACGCGACTGCCCGGTATCGTCGAAGCCGGCTTTGGCCATCAGCTCGGTGATGTCGGGCTCGTGCGCGCCGTCGAATACGGGCGTTCCAAGGTGCAGACCCTTGCTGAGCTTCTTGGCGGCGTCGATGACGGCATCGTCGTCGAAGCCCTTGAAGATCTTCTCGTAGTCCTTGCCGTAAACGTCCTTGAAGAAGGTACGCAGCTCGGCCGCAGCCTTCTCGCGGTATTCGTCGCAGATCTTCTGGATCTTCGCGCCCATGCCGCGTGCGGCCCAGCCGATGTGAGTCTCCAGGATCTGTCCCACGTTCATGCGCGAGGGAACGCCGAGCGGGTTGAGCACGATCTCAACGGGCGTGCCGTCTTCGAGGTAGGGCATGTCCTCTTCAGGAAGAATGCGCGAGACGACACCCTTGTTGCCGTGGCGACCGGCCATCTTGTCGCCGACCTGCAGCTTGCGCTTGATGGCAACAAAGACCTTCACCATCTTGATCACGCCCGGGGGAAGTTCGTCGCCCTTCTTGAGGCGCGAGATCTTCTCGTCGGTGTGACGCTTGACGAGGGCAATGCGCTCCTCAACGGTATCGAGCGAGCGACGGATCTGGTTGTTGACCTCTTCGTCCTTGAGGACGATGTCGCGATACTTCGAACCGGGAAGTTTCTCGAGCACTTCGGCAGTCAGGGTCTCACCCTTCTTGCACACCATGTTGCCGTCGGCATCGTAGGCGTTTTCGGCAACCTGCTTGTCCTTGAGCAGATCGTAAATCTTGTCATTGGCCGTGCGGCGAATGATGCGGATTTCGTCGGCCTTGTCGAGTTCGAGTTTCTCGACTTCGGCTTCCTCGATCTCCTGCAGACGCTGGTCCTTGTCGACGCCCTTGCGGGTGAAGACGCGGGCGTCGATGACGGTGCCCGTCACGCCCGGCGGAACGCGAAGCGAGGTGTCACGCACGTCGCCGGCCTTCTCACCGAAGATGGCGCGAAGCAGTTTCTCTTCGGGCGAGAGCTGGGTCTCACCCTTGGGCGTGATCTTGCCCACGAGAATCGAACCGGCCTGGACTTCGGCGCCGATGCGTACGATGCCGCTCTCATCGAGATCGGCAAGTGCTTCTTCACCGACGTTGGGAATGTCGCGGGTGATTTCCTCGGGACCGAGCTTGGTGTCCCGGGCAACGGCCTCGAACTCCTCGATATGGACCGAGGTGTAACGATCGCCGGCAACGACGCGCTCGCTCATGAGGATGGAGTCTTCGAAGTTGTAACCACCCCACGGCATGAAGGCCACGAGCAGGTTCTGCCCCAGCGCGAGCTCGCCGTTGGCAGTCGCCGGACCGTCGGCAAGAACCTGGCCCTTGCGCACAACCTCGCCGATCTGAACGATGGGCTTCTGATTGAGGCAGGTGTTCTGGTTCGAACGCTGGTATTTCAGCATCCGGTAGATGTCGATGCCCACGTCGTTGAACGGAGCGATCTCCGCGGTGGCGCGAACCACAATGCGGTTGGCGTCGACGTATTCGACGATGCCGTCACGCTTGGCGGAAATGGCCACGCCCGAGTCGCGGGCGACGGTGCCTTCCATGCCGGTGCCCACGAGCGGGGCCTCCGTGCGGAGAAGCGGCACAGCCTGGCGCTGCATGTTCGAACCCATGAGCGCGCGGTTGGCATCGTCGTTCTCGAGGAACGGGATGAGCGCCGCGGCCACGGAGACGAGCTGGTTGGCGCCCACGTCCATGAGGTCGACTTCCTCGGGCGGAACGAAAGCGAATTCACCAGCGCGACGGGCCTGCACGGTTTCGGTGACAAAGGCGCCGTCGGGGCCAAGCTCGTGGGTGGCCTGCGCGATGGTGTGGCCCTCTTCCTCCAGAGCGGAGAGGTAGGCCACCTCGCCCGTCACGCGGCCGTTTTCGACCTTGCGATACGGGGTTTCAATAAAGCCGTAGTCGTTGATGCGCGCATAGGTCGAGAGCGAGGCGATCAGACCGATGTTCGGTCCTTCGGGCGTCTCGACCGGGCAGATGCGGCCGTAGTGAGTCGGATGGACGTCGCGGACTTCGAAGCCCGCGCGCTCGCGCGTCAGACCGCCGGGTCCCAGGGCCGAGAGGCGGCGCTTATGCGTCACTTCCGAGAGCGGGTTCGTCTGGTCCATGAACTGCGAGAGCTGCGAGGACCCGAAGAACTCCTTGACCACTGCCGAGACGGGCTTGGCGTTGATCAGGTCGTGGGGCATGAGGGTTTCCACTTCGTGGAAGCTCATGCGTTCCTTGATGGCGCGCTCCATGCGAACGAGACCGATGCGGTACTGGTTTTCCAGCAACTCGCCCACGCTGCGCACGCGGCGATTACCAAGGTGATCGATGTCGTCGATGCTGCCCTGCCCGCCCTTGAGGGCCAGCAGGTAGCGGATGACTTCCTTGATGTCGCGATGATCGAGCGTGACCTGCTCGACCGAAGCCTCCAGACCCAGCTTGATGTTCATCTTCACACGGCCCACGCGCGAGAGGTCGTAGCGCTCGGGATTGAAGAACAGGGACTCGAAGAGGTTCTTCGCCGTCTCGAGCATGGGCGGATCGCCCGGACGCAGGCGACGGTAAATCTCCACGAGGGCTTCTTCCTGCGTGATGGTCTTGTCGACCAGCAGGGTGTCGCGCAGCGAGGAGTGATGGACGTGACCGTCCATGTAGAGGATCTCGAAGGATTCGAGCTTGGTCTCGCGGACCTGCTCGAGGATCTCTTCGGTCACTTCCTGGTTACACTCGGCGATTACTTCGCCGGTGTTGGGATTGACGATGTCGTGGGCGACGACCTTGCCGAGCAGCTCGTCGTCCTCGAAGGGAAGACGGGTGATCTTGGCCTCGTGCAGTTTCTCGATCGCGCGATTGTTGATCTTGCGATTCTTCTTGATGAGAACCTCGCGCGTTTCCGGGTCACGGATGTCGCGCGGCGCACGCTGACCGAGCATCAGCTCGGGCTCGAACTTGCGGAACCACTTCTTGCCTTCGTAGGTGACAAGTTCGGTCTTGTAGTATTCGGTGAGGATTTCCTCGTCGTTCATCCCCAGCGCCTTGAGCAGCACCGAGACCGGCAGCTTGCGCCGGCGGTCGATGCGCACGTGCAGCAGGTCCTTGGGATCGAACTCGAAGTCGAGCCAGCTACCGCGGTAGGGAATGATGCGCGCCGAGTAGATCAGACGGCCCGAGGAGTAGTGCTTGCCCTTGTCGTGGTCGAAGAACACGCCGGGCGAGCGGTGCAGCTGGCTGACGATCACGCGCTCGGTGCCGTTCACGATGAACGTGCCGTGCTCGGTCATGAGCGGGATCTCACCGAAGTAGACCTCCTGCTCCTTGACGTCGCGGATCGTCTGCGCGCCGGTTTCCTCGTTCGTGTCCCAAACGACCAGCCGAACGGTGACCTGCAGCGGGGCGGCATAGGTCATGCCGCGCTGGTGGCACTCGTCGACGTCGTACTTCGGCTCTTCAAGCCGATAGCTCACGAATTCGAGGGATGCGGTTTTGTTGAAGTCCCGGATGGGGAAGACGCTTTTGAACACCGCCTGCAGACCCGAATCATCGCGGTCTTCAGGGGCAACGCCCGCCTGGAGGAACTTGTCGTAGGAACGCTTCTGAACCTCGATGAGATTGGGTACATCGATGATGCGAGGGATGCGCGCGTAGGACCTACGGAGCTGCGCTGTTTCAATGCGGGAAACAGACATGGCTACTCCTCAAAGAAGCTACTGGGGCCAGGCCCCAACAATGCCGAAACGACACCAATACCCATGCCCCGCCCGGTGGGGCGAGGTGGGCGTGATGCCTCTCGGGAAAACGGGCATACCGCCCCCTTCAGGGGGGCGGTTACCCTGTAACAATCGCTTCCGCGAGCTGGTGATTGGCGGTCGCTCATGCGAGTCAAGCGGAGAAACCTCCTACTTGAGCTCGACAGTCGCGCCTGCTTCTTCCAGCTTGGCCTTGAGGGCCTCGGCGTCTTCCTTCTTCGCGCCTTCCTTGACGGGGGCGGGAGCGCCGTCGACGAGCGCCTTGGCTTCCTTGAGCCCAAGGCCGGTGGCCTCACGAACGGCCTTGATGACGGAAATCTTGTTTCCGCCGGCGCTCGCCAGAACCACGTCAAACTCGCTCTTCTCGGCGGCAGCTTCGCCACCGGCAGCCGGGGCGGCAGCAACGGCGACCGGAGCGGCAGCCGAAACGCCGAAGGTCTCTTCGAGATCCTTCACGAGTTCCGCTACTTCGAGCAGCGGCATTTCCTTGAGTGCATTCACAATGTCTTCGCGGCTAATAGCCATGACCCAAATCCTCCTGGGACAAAACTTGCTGGTTAATCAAACGGGAACAAAAGCCCGCAGTTTCCAATTTCAGGCTGCGATCAGGCAGCGGCTTTGTGGTCGTGAATCGCCTTGAGTGCGTAGACCAGGTTGCGGGCAACGCCCGAGAGCGCGCCGACCAGGTTGCTGGCCGGTGCATTGATGGAGCCGAGCATCTTGGCAAGCAGCTCTTCCTTGCTGGGGAGCTTGGAGAGCGCGATCACTTCGGCCTCGCTCATCACGCGGCCTTCGAGCCCGCCGGCCTTGACCTGGATGACCTCGTGGGTCTTGGCAAAGGTGACAAGCTCCTTGACCGGCGTGACCGGATCCTCGGCGCCGCTGATCATGATTGCGGTCGAGCCGAAGCAGTGCTCCTGCAGGCCTTCGAGGTCGGTGCCGGCAACGGCGCGACGCAGCATGGTGTTTTTCACCACGCGGAAGCTGCCGCCCACTGCACGCAGCTTGTCACGCAGCTCGCTGGACTCCTCGACGGTCAGGCCCTGGTAGGTCACCATCACGAGGGTTCCACCTTCGGTGATCTGCTTCTTGAGATCCTCGACGAAGGCTTCCTTGACTTCGGTTTTTACGATCTTCTTTACGGCCTGTACCATTTTTTTATCCTCTACAGAGAGTGCGCTCTCTCAAGCCTGGCGGCGGGAAAAACGAAGCCGCTGCGCTGGCCTCATGCTCGGCGGGTGAGAGGTTGAGAACCTTCATTATCGCGCTTCTCTTCGCGCGGCCCGGTGTCTTCGACAAGCTTCCAGCTAGCGGTTAACGCCATCCAAACTGTGTTATTTGCGCTCGGTCTCTCTCCCTGCGGAAATTACGTTTTCTTCGACTCAGGCCCCGGTGCGCGGGCTCTGCTCAGTCAGATCAATGCGAATGCCCGGGCCCATCGTGGTGC is a genomic window of Chrysiogenia bacterium containing:
- the rplL gene encoding 50S ribosomal protein L7/L12 — its product is MAISREDIVNALKEMPLLEVAELVKDLEETFGVSAAAPVAVAAAPAAGGEAAAEKSEFDVVLASAGGNKISVIKAVREATGLGLKEAKALVDGAPAPVKEGAKKEDAEALKAKLEEAGATVELK
- the rpoB gene encoding DNA-directed RNA polymerase subunit beta, with translation MSVSRIETAQLRRSYARIPRIIDVPNLIEVQKRSYDKFLQAGVAPEDRDDSGLQAVFKSVFPIRDFNKTASLEFVSYRLEEPKYDVDECHQRGMTYAAPLQVTVRLVVWDTNEETGAQTIRDVKEQEVYFGEIPLMTEHGTFIVNGTERVIVSQLHRSPGVFFDHDKGKHYSSGRLIYSARIIPYRGSWLDFEFDPKDLLHVRIDRRRKLPVSVLLKALGMNDEEILTEYYKTELVTYEGKKWFRKFEPELMLGQRAPRDIRDPETREVLIKKNRKINNRAIEKLHEAKITRLPFEDDELLGKVVAHDIVNPNTGEVIAECNQEVTEEILEQVRETKLESFEILYMDGHVHHSSLRDTLLVDKTITQEEALVEIYRRLRPGDPPMLETAKNLFESLFFNPERYDLSRVGRVKMNIKLGLEASVEQVTLDHRDIKEVIRYLLALKGGQGSIDDIDHLGNRRVRSVGELLENQYRIGLVRMERAIKERMSFHEVETLMPHDLINAKPVSAVVKEFFGSSQLSQFMDQTNPLSEVTHKRRLSALGPGGLTRERAGFEVRDVHPTHYGRICPVETPEGPNIGLIASLSTYARINDYGFIETPYRKVENGRVTGEVAYLSALEEEGHTIAQATHELGPDGAFVTETVQARRAGEFAFVPPEEVDLMDVGANQLVSVAAALIPFLENDDANRALMGSNMQRQAVPLLRTEAPLVGTGMEGTVARDSGVAISAKRDGIVEYVDANRIVVRATAEIAPFNDVGIDIYRMLKYQRSNQNTCLNQKPIVQIGEVVRKGQVLADGPATANGELALGQNLLVAFMPWGGYNFEDSILMSERVVAGDRYTSVHIEEFEAVARDTKLGPEEITRDIPNVGEEALADLDESGIVRIGAEVQAGSILVGKITPKGETQLSPEEKLLRAIFGEKAGDVRDTSLRVPPGVTGTVIDARVFTRKGVDKDQRLQEIEEAEVEKLELDKADEIRIIRRTANDKIYDLLKDKQVAENAYDADGNMVCKKGETLTAEVLEKLPGSKYRDIVLKDEEVNNQIRRSLDTVEERIALVKRHTDEKISRLKKGDELPPGVIKMVKVFVAIKRKLQVGDKMAGRHGNKGVVSRILPEEDMPYLEDGTPVEIVLNPLGVPSRMNVGQILETHIGWAARGMGAKIQKICDEYREKAAAELRTFFKDVYGKDYEKIFKGFDDDAVIDAAKKLSKGLHLGTPVFDGAHEPDITELMAKAGFDDTGQSRLIDGRTGEMFENPVTVGVMYVLKLHHLVDDKIHARSIGPYSLVTQQPLGGKAQFGGQRLGEMEVWALEAYGASFALQEFLTVKSDDIKGRNRMYEAIVKGEQVFEPGLPESFNVLVKELQSLALDVTLLEDDQPIPTTGS
- a CDS encoding 50S ribosomal protein L10 — protein: MVQAVKKIVKTEVKEAFVEDLKKQITEGGTLVMVTYQGLTVEESSELRDKLRAVGGSFRVVKNTMLRRAVAGTDLEGLQEHCFGSTAIMISGAEDPVTPVKELVTFAKTHEVIQVKAGGLEGRVMSEAEVIALSKLPSKEELLAKMLGSINAPASNLVGALSGVARNLVYALKAIHDHKAAA